A portion of the Sabethes cyaneus chromosome 3, idSabCyanKW18_F2, whole genome shotgun sequence genome contains these proteins:
- the LOC128741225 gene encoding collagenase-like, with the protein MKYTAVFILLTLAITASAVKDSRVIGGSIATAGQFPYVAGLITRINVLLSGQCAGSILSTRTILTSASCVSGIQNAVVVMGGLMINNENEAGQLRVTATQFIIHNGYMEDTLDFDVALVILPIPISFTDSITAVRLPNRRQADASFLGQEGTFMGWGRFGDGTSNSEVLRFGTSRVITNLACTVSLVTETILSEHVCTAGTDDDAGNGSPCQGDSGAPLTILDSDGITTQIGVFSFHSILGCASGRAAVFTRMSAYLNWIEDNSDVMIED; encoded by the exons ATGAAATACACCGCAGTATTTATCTTACTTACGCTGGCCATTACGGCTTCAGCTGTTAAGGACTCACGTGTCATTGGAGGCTCAATTGCCACGGCAGGCCAATTTCCGTATGTTGCTGGACTGATCACTAGAATCAACGTCCTGTTGTCGGGTCAATGCGCGGGATCGATTCTTTCAACACGTACCATTCTCACTTCTGCGAGCTGTGTTTCAGG AATACAAAATGCGGTTGTTGTGATGGGTGGCCTTATGATCAATAACGAAAATGAAGCTGGTCAACTTCGTGTAACGGCGACCCAATTCATCATCCATAACGGCTATATGGAGGATACGCTGGACTTTGATGTCGCTTTGGTCATTCTACCGATACCGATTTCCTTCACTGACAGTATTACAGCGGTACGGCTTCCGAATCGCCGCCAAGCGGACGCCTCTTTCCTTGGACAGGAAGGCACATTCATGGGCTGGGGTAGATTCGGTGATGGTACAAGCAATTCCGAAGTTCTACGCTTCGGAACGTCACGAGTTATCACCAACTTGGCTTGCACCGTGAGCCTAGTAACAGAAACGATCCTAAGTGAGCACGTTTGTACGGCCGGAACGGACGATGATGCTGGCAATGGTTCACCTTGCCAGGGTGATAGTGGCGCTCCGCTGACCATTCTTGATTCCGACGGAATCACCACGCAGATTGGAGTCTTTTCGTTCCACTCCATTCTGGGTTGTGCCAGTGGACGTGCCGCAGTCTTCACGCGCATGTCCGCTTACCTCAACTGGATTGAAGACAATTCTGATGTCATGATTGAAGACTGA